Genomic segment of Caproiciproducens sp. NJN-50:
GCTTCCCTGTCGTTTTTCAGCACCATCGGGATCCTTACGTTTTCAATCACCGTAGAGGTAATCACATTGGGATAGGTGAGCTCGAACTGCATTTTTTCAAAGAAACGCCGCGTGGTGGCGTGCGCCATACCGCAGCCGGTCCCGTTGTGGTGGCTTTCGCTGCTCAGGTCAAGGACTGCGACTCGCTGGGATTTCAGCCCGCCCGACGCGTAGGGCGTCACAAAGGTGCCTGAAATGTTGGCGTCCATTCCGCTGCCGCTGAAATTTTTTCCGATGGTGTCGCAGACGAGGACGTCGCATTCCGGAGGATAGATGCAGGGCAGCAGTTTTCTTGCTTCTTCCAGGCAGGCAGGCTCGCCGTCGTATATTTCTTCACGCCGGAAAGCCACGAATTTCGCCGTTTGATCGAAAGAGTTTTCCAGAATTCCAAGGCCGAACAGGATGGGGGCTTTTTCGATCATTGTCTTCCCAAACAGGCGGAGATTCTTCGCCATATTCTGAAAACCTTCCTTATGGCAGTGATCTGCGCCGATCTGTTTTCCCAGCCCGATGACCATCATTTTGATGAGGCCGCTTTCGGACGGCCCCCGAAAGCAGGTGTGCGGCTTGATACGGTTACAGACAATAATCCCGTCGGCCTCCGCCGCATCGCGGCTGAGCAGGACATCCCCGCCCTCCGCATTGGTTCCGATTTTCACAACTTCCATACTGCTCCGGATGGGGCAGCCCATGAATTCCTCCGTAATTCCAAGTCCGCGGAGGATTTCCCTCTGCCCTTCCGAGGTCGCCCCGCCGTGGCTTCCCATAGCGGCAACCAGGAACGGTTCTCCTCCGTGTTCTTTTACAAAATGAACCAGAGTTTTCAGAATCAGGGAAATGTTGTCGATTCCGCGGCTTCCCGCCGTAATTGCCACCCGCATCCCGGGCCGGATCTTTTTCTCCAGATCTTTTTCATTCAGCCGGGCAATGACTTCCTCCGGGATATGCTCGGGGGCGATGTTTTCCCCCGAAAAGATCTGTTTTACCCGGAACATTTTTGGAACCGGCACGTCCTTGAGCAAATTGCTTACGATACTATCCATTTCTCCACCTTTCGTTTCTTTATTTTTTATTCGCGCACCAGACAGGGGCGCTTCGCGTCGAATTTCCATCCCGGAATCAGGTACTGCATCCCGATGGAATCGTCGCGGCCGCCCAGGCAGTTTTCAAGATAGAGCTGATGTGCTTTTTCCAGCTGGCCGCGGTCGATCTCCACCCCAAGCCCCGGCACGTCCCGCGGCACGGCGACGCAGCCGTTCACGATTTCAGGGCTTTTTTTGCAGAGGCGTTCGCGGCCTTCCTGCCAGATCCAGTGGGTGTCGATCCCGTTCAGTTTTCCCGGGACGGCCGCGGCTGTGTGCGCCACCATCGCAAGGGAGATGTCGAAATGGTTGTTGGAATGGCATCCCCAGGTCAGTCCGAAATCGTTGCAGAGCTGACCCACGCGGACGCTGCCGGTCATTGTCCAGAAGTGGGGGTCGGCAAGGGGAATGTCCACGCTGCTCAGGGCAAAGCTGTGGGCCATCTGGCGCCAGTCGGTGGCGATCATATTGGTGGCCGTCGGCAGGCCCGTCGCACGGCGGAATTCCGCCATGATCTCACGGCCGCTGAAGCCCTCTTCGGCTCCGCAGGGGTCCTCGCAGTAGGTCAGAACGCCGTGCATGTCCCTGCAAAGCTCGATCGCATCCTTCAAGAACCAGCCGCCGTTGGGGTCCAATGTGATGCGGGCCTTCGGAAATTCCTTCTTCAGCGCCTTGACGCACGCGATTTCCTCTGCGCCCGCAAGTACGCCGCCCTTTAATTTAAAATCCTGAAATCCATATTTTTCATAGGCGGCCTTTGCCAGTTCAACAATCGCGCCGGAGGTCAGAGCCTCCTCGTCGCGCAGACGATACCACGCGCA
This window contains:
- a CDS encoding lactate racemase domain-containing protein, which encodes MDSIVSNLLKDVPVPKMFRVKQIFSGENIAPEHIPEEVIARLNEKDLEKKIRPGMRVAITAGSRGIDNISLILKTLVHFVKEHGGEPFLVAAMGSHGGATSEGQREILRGLGITEEFMGCPIRSSMEVVKIGTNAEGGDVLLSRDAAEADGIIVCNRIKPHTCFRGPSESGLIKMMVIGLGKQIGADHCHKEGFQNMAKNLRLFGKTMIEKAPILFGLGILENSFDQTAKFVAFRREEIYDGEPACLEEARKLLPCIYPPECDVLVCDTIGKNFSGSGMDANISGTFVTPYASGGLKSQRVAVLDLSSESHHNGTGCGMAHATTRRFFEKMQFELTYPNVITSTVIENVRIPMVLKNDREAIQVCLKTCTGLGGKSPRMIRISNTTEVEHILLSEQYFEMAQSHPCLAVETEPYHMPFDEDGNLKDLGHIGM
- a CDS encoding enolase C-terminal domain-like protein; this encodes MAGRDSMELNLSGAHAPYFTRNIVVLTDSEGRTGVGEVPGGEKIAAALEEVKPMVEGTSVGDYRNTILAVNRYLSARNEKDVRGAQTFDLRVGVHVLTAIQTPLLDLLGKYLGEPVASLLGDGQQRESVRMLGYLFFIGDRRKTDLPYDQEEDGSCAWYRLRDEEALTSGAIVELAKAAYEKYGFQDFKLKGGVLAGAEEIACVKALKKEFPKARITLDPNGGWFLKDAIELCRDMHGVLTYCEDPCGAEEGFSGREIMAEFRRATGLPTATNMIATDWRQMAHSFALSSVDIPLADPHFWTMTGSVRVGQLCNDFGLTWGCHSNNHFDISLAMVAHTAAAVPGKLNGIDTHWIWQEGRERLCKKSPEIVNGCVAVPRDVPGLGVEIDRGQLEKAHQLYLENCLGGRDDSIGMQYLIPGWKFDAKRPCLVRE